A stretch of the Ornithodoros turicata isolate Travis chromosome 4, ASM3712646v1, whole genome shotgun sequence genome encodes the following:
- the LOC135390891 gene encoding dihydropyrimidinase-related protein 2-like isoform X2 — MSSSSIRFSRRTPSTPSTDSATTTSAQTRILIKGGKIVNDDAIVDGDVYVEDGIIKQVGRDLIIPGGTRTIEAKGKLVLPGGIDCCTHFQLPLPSGTKSADDFYTGTRAAVAGGTTTVIDCVIDPNCSPLEAFEKWKCWADERVCCDYALQVAVTSFNAKTKEELETLVKDKGVNTFRAYMSFKDHLMLKDDELVKLLEVSKHLGAITNVHAENGCLIEEKQKQTLALGITGPEGVVYSQPEESEAEATLRAIVLANQIATPLVVSPVMSKGAAEFIVQKRNNGCVVFGAPSAAALGTNGSHYFNKCWSHAAGHVTSPPLSMDLSTSSHLLDMLGSGALHLTGSHHCTYTTAQKALGCNDFTKIPHGVNGVEERMGVVWEKGVMTGKMDACKFVAVTSTNAAKVFNLYPKKGRIQVGSDADIVVWDPKRNRTFSSKNHCSTVTFNVFEGLEVRGGPLYVLSHGHVVMDDGELHVSQGGGHFVSMPPFSPYAFSALFERQRATQPLPVNRDSYEGPAGGQVYNGGDAPSPQTKAAGYITPTNTPSQFHSRGPTRSGGRNLQDSSFSLSGAQVDDDQGLRSGIRCNNPPGGRSTGIW; from the exons ATGTCTTCCTCCTCCATTCGCTTCAGCCGCCGGACGCCGTCGACACCGTCCACTGACTCCGCGACGACGACG AGTGCCCAGACTCGAATACTGATCAAGGGAGGCAAGATCGTCAACGACGACGCCATTGTGGACGGTGACGTCTACGTTGAAGATGGTATCATCAA GCAAGTGGGTCGGGACTTAATCATCCCTGGAGGGACAAGGACCATTGAAGCCAAGGGGAAGCTGGTGCTTCCAGGAGGCATCGACTGCTGCACCCACTTCCAGCTGCCCCTGCCCAGCGGAACAAAGTCAGCGGACGACTTCTACACGGGCACCAGGGCTGCTGTCGCTGGTGGGACCACCACCGTCA TCGACTGTGTCATCGACCCCAACTGCTCGCCGTTGGAAGCCTTCGAGAAATGGAAGTGCTGGGCGGATGAGAGGGTTTGCTGCGACTATGCACTTCAGGTTGCAGTCACGTCCTTCAATGCCAAAACCAAGGAGGAGCTCGAGACACTTGTCAAGGACAAAG GGGTGAACACCTTCAGGGCCTACATGTCCTTTAAGGACCATCTGATGCTAAAGGATGATGAGCTTGTCAAGCTTCTAGAAGTGTCCAAACACCTAGGCGCCATAACGAATGTTCATGCCGAAAATGGCTGCCTTATTGAAGAG AAACAAAAGCAGACGCTCGCACTCGGTATAACTGGGCCCGAAGGAGTGGTGTACAGCCAGCCTGAGGAG AGTGAAGCAGAGGCCACTCTCAGGGCCATAGTGTTGGCCAATCAGATCGCTACGCCTCTGGTGGTTTCTCCCGTCATGAGTAAAGGAGCTGCAGAATTTATCGTGCAGAAGAGAAACAACG GATGCGTTGTGTTTGGAGCTCCAAGTGCTGCAGCTTTGGGTACCAACGGGTCTCATTACTTCAACAAATGCTGGAGCCATGCTGCTGGTCATGTGACTTCCCCTCCACTCAGCATGGATCTGTCCACGTCCAGTCACCTCCTGGACATGCTCGGAAG TGGTGCTCTTCATCTGACAGGCTCTCACCACTGCACTTACACAACGGCACAGAAGGCCCTCGGCTGCAACGACTTCACCAAAATCCCCCACGGCGTGAACGGGGTGGAAGAAAGGATGGGCGTCGTTTGGGAGAAAGGAGTG ATGACCGGAAAAATGGATGCCTGTAAGTTTGTTGCCGTAACCAGCACAAATGCAGCCAAGGTTTTCAACCTGTACCCGAAGAAG GGTCGCATCCAGGTGGGATCGGATGCAGACATTGTTGTGTGGGACCCCAAAAGGAACCGCACGTTCAGCAGCAAGAACCACTGTTCTACGGTCACGTTCAACGTGTTCGAAGGCCTCGAAGTCAGGGGCGGACCCCTCTACGTGCTTTCACACGGGCACGTTGTCATGGACGACGGAGAG cttcACGTAAGCCAAGGTGGAGGTCACTTTGTGAGCATGCctcctttctcaccctatgcgTTCAGTGCGCTGTTTGAACGCCAGAGG GCAACTCAGCCCCTGCCAGTGAACAGAGATTCTTACGAAGGCCCTGCGGGGGGCCAGGTGTACAACGGAGGGGACGCACCGTCCCCCCAAACCAAGGCGGCAGGCTACATCACCCCAACAAACACCCCCTCCCAGTTCCACTCCAGAGGCCCCACGCGCAGCGGAGGGCGCAACCTGCAAGATTCATCTTTCAGCCTTTCGG GAGCGCAAGTTGATGATGACCAAGGACTGCGGAGTGGCATCCGCTGCAACAACCCGCCTGGTGGCCGTTCAACTGGGATCTGGTAG
- the LOC135390891 gene encoding dihydropyrimidinase-related protein 2-like isoform X4, translating to MSFGGIKSAQTRILIKGGKIVNDDAIVDGDVYVEDGIIKQVGRDLIIPGGTRTIEAKGKLVLPGGIDCCTHFQLPLPSGTKSADDFYTGTRAAVAGGTTTVIDCVIDPNCSPLEAFEKWKCWADERVCCDYALQVAVTSFNAKTKEELETLVKDKGVNTFRAYMSFKDHLMLKDDELVKLLEVSKHLGAITNVHAENGCLIEEKQKQTLALGITGPEGVVYSQPEESEAEATLRAIVLANQIATPLVVSPVMSKGAAEFIVQKRNNGCVVFGAPSAAALGTNGSHYFNKCWSHAAGHVTSPPLSMDLSTSSHLLDMLGSGALHLTGSHHCTYTTAQKALGCNDFTKIPHGVNGVEERMGVVWEKGVMTGKMDACKFVAVTSTNAAKVFNLYPKKGRIQVGSDADIVVWDPKRNRTFSSKNHCSTVTFNVFEGLEVRGGPLYVLSHGHVVMDDGELHVSQGGGHFVSMPPFSPYAFSALFERQRATQPLPVNRDSYEGPAGGQVYNGGDAPSPQTKAAGYITPTNTPSQFHSRGPTRSGGRNLQDSSFSLSGAQVDDDQGLRSGIRCNNPPGGRSTGIW from the exons AGTGCCCAGACTCGAATACTGATCAAGGGAGGCAAGATCGTCAACGACGACGCCATTGTGGACGGTGACGTCTACGTTGAAGATGGTATCATCAA GCAAGTGGGTCGGGACTTAATCATCCCTGGAGGGACAAGGACCATTGAAGCCAAGGGGAAGCTGGTGCTTCCAGGAGGCATCGACTGCTGCACCCACTTCCAGCTGCCCCTGCCCAGCGGAACAAAGTCAGCGGACGACTTCTACACGGGCACCAGGGCTGCTGTCGCTGGTGGGACCACCACCGTCA TCGACTGTGTCATCGACCCCAACTGCTCGCCGTTGGAAGCCTTCGAGAAATGGAAGTGCTGGGCGGATGAGAGGGTTTGCTGCGACTATGCACTTCAGGTTGCAGTCACGTCCTTCAATGCCAAAACCAAGGAGGAGCTCGAGACACTTGTCAAGGACAAAG GGGTGAACACCTTCAGGGCCTACATGTCCTTTAAGGACCATCTGATGCTAAAGGATGATGAGCTTGTCAAGCTTCTAGAAGTGTCCAAACACCTAGGCGCCATAACGAATGTTCATGCCGAAAATGGCTGCCTTATTGAAGAG AAACAAAAGCAGACGCTCGCACTCGGTATAACTGGGCCCGAAGGAGTGGTGTACAGCCAGCCTGAGGAG AGTGAAGCAGAGGCCACTCTCAGGGCCATAGTGTTGGCCAATCAGATCGCTACGCCTCTGGTGGTTTCTCCCGTCATGAGTAAAGGAGCTGCAGAATTTATCGTGCAGAAGAGAAACAACG GATGCGTTGTGTTTGGAGCTCCAAGTGCTGCAGCTTTGGGTACCAACGGGTCTCATTACTTCAACAAATGCTGGAGCCATGCTGCTGGTCATGTGACTTCCCCTCCACTCAGCATGGATCTGTCCACGTCCAGTCACCTCCTGGACATGCTCGGAAG TGGTGCTCTTCATCTGACAGGCTCTCACCACTGCACTTACACAACGGCACAGAAGGCCCTCGGCTGCAACGACTTCACCAAAATCCCCCACGGCGTGAACGGGGTGGAAGAAAGGATGGGCGTCGTTTGGGAGAAAGGAGTG ATGACCGGAAAAATGGATGCCTGTAAGTTTGTTGCCGTAACCAGCACAAATGCAGCCAAGGTTTTCAACCTGTACCCGAAGAAG GGTCGCATCCAGGTGGGATCGGATGCAGACATTGTTGTGTGGGACCCCAAAAGGAACCGCACGTTCAGCAGCAAGAACCACTGTTCTACGGTCACGTTCAACGTGTTCGAAGGCCTCGAAGTCAGGGGCGGACCCCTCTACGTGCTTTCACACGGGCACGTTGTCATGGACGACGGAGAG cttcACGTAAGCCAAGGTGGAGGTCACTTTGTGAGCATGCctcctttctcaccctatgcgTTCAGTGCGCTGTTTGAACGCCAGAGG GCAACTCAGCCCCTGCCAGTGAACAGAGATTCTTACGAAGGCCCTGCGGGGGGCCAGGTGTACAACGGAGGGGACGCACCGTCCCCCCAAACCAAGGCGGCAGGCTACATCACCCCAACAAACACCCCCTCCCAGTTCCACTCCAGAGGCCCCACGCGCAGCGGAGGGCGCAACCTGCAAGATTCATCTTTCAGCCTTTCGG GAGCGCAAGTTGATGATGACCAAGGACTGCGGAGTGGCATCCGCTGCAACAACCCGCCTGGTGGCCGTTCAACTGGGATCTGGTAG
- the LOC135390891 gene encoding dihydropyrimidinase-related protein 2-like isoform X3, translating to MDTSSRPSSTKKIPIHLKSAQTRILIKGGKIVNDDAIVDGDVYVEDGIIKQVGRDLIIPGGTRTIEAKGKLVLPGGIDCCTHFQLPLPSGTKSADDFYTGTRAAVAGGTTTVIDCVIDPNCSPLEAFEKWKCWADERVCCDYALQVAVTSFNAKTKEELETLVKDKGVNTFRAYMSFKDHLMLKDDELVKLLEVSKHLGAITNVHAENGCLIEEKQKQTLALGITGPEGVVYSQPEESEAEATLRAIVLANQIATPLVVSPVMSKGAAEFIVQKRNNGCVVFGAPSAAALGTNGSHYFNKCWSHAAGHVTSPPLSMDLSTSSHLLDMLGSGALHLTGSHHCTYTTAQKALGCNDFTKIPHGVNGVEERMGVVWEKGVMTGKMDACKFVAVTSTNAAKVFNLYPKKGRIQVGSDADIVVWDPKRNRTFSSKNHCSTVTFNVFEGLEVRGGPLYVLSHGHVVMDDGELHVSQGGGHFVSMPPFSPYAFSALFERQRATQPLPVNRDSYEGPAGGQVYNGGDAPSPQTKAAGYITPTNTPSQFHSRGPTRSGGRNLQDSSFSLSGAQVDDDQGLRSGIRCNNPPGGRSTGIW from the exons AGTGCCCAGACTCGAATACTGATCAAGGGAGGCAAGATCGTCAACGACGACGCCATTGTGGACGGTGACGTCTACGTTGAAGATGGTATCATCAA GCAAGTGGGTCGGGACTTAATCATCCCTGGAGGGACAAGGACCATTGAAGCCAAGGGGAAGCTGGTGCTTCCAGGAGGCATCGACTGCTGCACCCACTTCCAGCTGCCCCTGCCCAGCGGAACAAAGTCAGCGGACGACTTCTACACGGGCACCAGGGCTGCTGTCGCTGGTGGGACCACCACCGTCA TCGACTGTGTCATCGACCCCAACTGCTCGCCGTTGGAAGCCTTCGAGAAATGGAAGTGCTGGGCGGATGAGAGGGTTTGCTGCGACTATGCACTTCAGGTTGCAGTCACGTCCTTCAATGCCAAAACCAAGGAGGAGCTCGAGACACTTGTCAAGGACAAAG GGGTGAACACCTTCAGGGCCTACATGTCCTTTAAGGACCATCTGATGCTAAAGGATGATGAGCTTGTCAAGCTTCTAGAAGTGTCCAAACACCTAGGCGCCATAACGAATGTTCATGCCGAAAATGGCTGCCTTATTGAAGAG AAACAAAAGCAGACGCTCGCACTCGGTATAACTGGGCCCGAAGGAGTGGTGTACAGCCAGCCTGAGGAG AGTGAAGCAGAGGCCACTCTCAGGGCCATAGTGTTGGCCAATCAGATCGCTACGCCTCTGGTGGTTTCTCCCGTCATGAGTAAAGGAGCTGCAGAATTTATCGTGCAGAAGAGAAACAACG GATGCGTTGTGTTTGGAGCTCCAAGTGCTGCAGCTTTGGGTACCAACGGGTCTCATTACTTCAACAAATGCTGGAGCCATGCTGCTGGTCATGTGACTTCCCCTCCACTCAGCATGGATCTGTCCACGTCCAGTCACCTCCTGGACATGCTCGGAAG TGGTGCTCTTCATCTGACAGGCTCTCACCACTGCACTTACACAACGGCACAGAAGGCCCTCGGCTGCAACGACTTCACCAAAATCCCCCACGGCGTGAACGGGGTGGAAGAAAGGATGGGCGTCGTTTGGGAGAAAGGAGTG ATGACCGGAAAAATGGATGCCTGTAAGTTTGTTGCCGTAACCAGCACAAATGCAGCCAAGGTTTTCAACCTGTACCCGAAGAAG GGTCGCATCCAGGTGGGATCGGATGCAGACATTGTTGTGTGGGACCCCAAAAGGAACCGCACGTTCAGCAGCAAGAACCACTGTTCTACGGTCACGTTCAACGTGTTCGAAGGCCTCGAAGTCAGGGGCGGACCCCTCTACGTGCTTTCACACGGGCACGTTGTCATGGACGACGGAGAG cttcACGTAAGCCAAGGTGGAGGTCACTTTGTGAGCATGCctcctttctcaccctatgcgTTCAGTGCGCTGTTTGAACGCCAGAGG GCAACTCAGCCCCTGCCAGTGAACAGAGATTCTTACGAAGGCCCTGCGGGGGGCCAGGTGTACAACGGAGGGGACGCACCGTCCCCCCAAACCAAGGCGGCAGGCTACATCACCCCAACAAACACCCCCTCCCAGTTCCACTCCAGAGGCCCCACGCGCAGCGGAGGGCGCAACCTGCAAGATTCATCTTTCAGCCTTTCGG GAGCGCAAGTTGATGATGACCAAGGACTGCGGAGTGGCATCCGCTGCAACAACCCGCCTGGTGGCCGTTCAACTGGGATCTGGTAG